In a single window of the Vibrio celticus genome:
- a CDS encoding YidH family protein produces the protein MKKFRSKKSPWRAQGNAPDYRFSLANERTYLAWIRTSLALLAGAIALDQLTPELANPLVRLLLSCFLCLCSGAVAIYAYRRWSRNEQAMRLNQDLKYTSNMKIISATILVLTFIITLAITL, from the coding sequence ATGAAAAAGTTCCGCTCGAAAAAATCACCATGGCGTGCGCAAGGGAACGCTCCAGACTATCGCTTCTCACTCGCCAACGAGCGAACCTATCTCGCGTGGATTAGGACATCTCTCGCCTTGCTAGCGGGCGCTATTGCTCTCGATCAGCTGACTCCGGAACTTGCGAACCCACTTGTGCGACTGTTGCTCTCGTGTTTTTTATGCCTCTGCTCTGGAGCGGTCGCTATCTATGCTTATCGACGATGGTCTCGCAACGAACAAGCGATGAGGCTAAACCAAGACCTCAAATACACATCGAACATGAAGATTATTAGTGCAACCATTTTAGTGCTCACCTTCATTATCACGTTGGCCATCACTCTATGA
- a CDS encoding sulfite exporter TauE/SafE family protein, with amino-acid sequence MPFNELLMNVWSADAVALKLLLGSIFGLCLGLTGVGGGVLLIPMLQLFCGMSPVLAVGTASLISAMVKINASLVHIKARNVSWNKIALLFVGAVPVTLVVTQLVVYYSTHPLYSQSTEQMVTWLVTIVMVGSLVSVFSKYKSMSKVEPGLISEPKTNTKKAIVSGMFCGSVLGSTGVGGGVLLLPVLNNVLHLDIKKAIGSSVVLALCLSAIAAAGYAKGGQSDIHTAILFFIGSFLGVPVAAHLMKHMSERHVYSATMIVILVSLIAYLML; translated from the coding sequence ATGCCATTCAATGAGCTGTTGATGAACGTGTGGTCTGCGGATGCAGTGGCTTTGAAGCTGCTTTTAGGAAGCATTTTTGGTTTATGTTTAGGGCTAACCGGGGTTGGCGGAGGAGTGCTGTTAATACCAATGTTGCAGTTATTTTGCGGAATGTCTCCCGTGTTGGCGGTCGGCACAGCAAGTTTGATTTCAGCGATGGTTAAGATCAACGCTTCCCTAGTTCATATAAAAGCTCGGAACGTATCTTGGAACAAGATAGCGCTACTGTTTGTTGGTGCGGTACCGGTTACATTGGTGGTCACTCAGCTGGTAGTTTACTACAGTACACATCCGCTTTACTCGCAAAGTACAGAACAGATGGTGACTTGGCTTGTGACAATTGTGATGGTTGGGTCACTGGTTTCAGTGTTCTCTAAATACAAAAGCATGTCTAAGGTTGAGCCGGGCTTAATTTCAGAGCCTAAAACAAACACCAAAAAAGCGATTGTTTCTGGCATGTTCTGTGGTTCAGTTTTGGGTTCGACGGGTGTTGGTGGGGGCGTTTTGCTTCTCCCTGTACTCAACAATGTGTTGCATTTGGATATTAAGAAAGCCATTGGCTCTTCGGTAGTATTGGCATTGTGTCTGTCTGCCATTGCCGCAGCTGGTTATGCAAAGGGTGGACAGTCAGATATTCATACCGCAATCTTGTTTTTTATCGGTTCATTTCTTGGCGTTCCTGTGGCTGCTCATTTGATGAAACACATGTCTGAACGTCACGTTTATTCGGCGACCATGATTGTTATTTTGGTTAGTTTGATTGCATATCTAATGCTTTAG
- a CDS encoding DUF202 domain-containing protein has product MSAVKGLQFERTALSWLRTQLVLFAIGVVLLKVSITQDATLTYLCGATAMLVAIMCSFSHARIIKFLTSIIIMLIAVTYALTMLSDVFIGKLQ; this is encoded by the coding sequence ATGAGTGCGGTTAAAGGGCTACAGTTTGAACGTACTGCTCTATCCTGGCTACGAACTCAGTTGGTTCTATTTGCCATTGGTGTGGTATTGCTAAAGGTCTCGATAACTCAAGATGCCACGCTCACATATTTATGTGGTGCAACCGCAATGCTGGTTGCCATCATGTGCTCTTTCTCCCATGCGCGAATTATCAAGTTTTTAACTTCAATAATAATAATGCTGATAGCAGTGACCTACGCCCTAACCATGCTATCTGATGTCTTCATAGGAAAACTACAATGA
- a CDS encoding right-handed parallel beta-helix repeat-containing protein translates to MNHSHLTKNLSLLILSLVSSTVAAEDCTSAPINPKGDTSKLQAALQQATNTGTELVLTGTYYISQDTKVYLRNDLKVDASEASFIATKQLDGDMFSFDTHTSKSDECGGASVLANFDWTGGTFNMSKAKVSTVVPLRYKTPAGREGTKQTADALSIRGATNSGRSKLNELLIEDIVFIGTENDTDPYYLAGGDSGILMTGALKAIIRNSSFFGVRDAAIYVSAGGVSGEYGDHFTLVNNYVERAYDGITSKRGADNIKMQNNIMNDVVVGLSIKRVYDGWTATNINISENSVSKSVRPISVERANDVVIDSNRIDNLGSIVADSPKPTNKYGQQYEGIALNGAQGSNRVTNNIINGITQDDSRAKIQRHGVLSFVRKMVEKQRMLLSRTTVILGSISG, encoded by the coding sequence ATGAACCACAGTCATTTAACAAAAAACCTATCTCTCTTGATTCTCAGCTTAGTATCGAGCACCGTAGCCGCCGAAGACTGTACTTCAGCGCCGATAAACCCAAAGGGTGATACAAGCAAACTTCAAGCTGCGCTCCAACAAGCCACCAATACAGGCACTGAACTGGTACTTACGGGTACTTATTACATCAGCCAAGATACAAAAGTTTACTTGAGAAACGATCTTAAAGTAGATGCTAGCGAGGCTAGCTTTATTGCTACAAAGCAGTTGGATGGTGATATGTTTAGTTTCGATACGCACACCTCAAAATCGGATGAGTGTGGTGGCGCGAGTGTGCTAGCGAACTTTGATTGGACTGGTGGCACATTCAATATGTCAAAAGCCAAGGTTTCTACTGTTGTTCCACTTCGCTACAAAACCCCTGCGGGAAGAGAGGGAACAAAGCAGACAGCAGATGCGCTTTCAATCCGAGGTGCGACAAATTCAGGCAGGAGCAAACTTAACGAGTTACTTATTGAAGATATTGTTTTTATCGGTACTGAAAATGACACTGACCCTTATTATCTAGCTGGTGGAGATAGCGGAATCCTCATGACGGGGGCACTAAAAGCAATTATTAGAAACAGCAGCTTCTTTGGCGTTCGTGATGCAGCAATCTATGTTTCTGCTGGGGGCGTATCAGGAGAATATGGAGATCACTTCACACTGGTTAACAACTACGTTGAAAGAGCTTATGATGGCATCACGAGCAAACGAGGCGCTGATAATATCAAGATGCAAAACAATATCATGAACGATGTCGTAGTAGGTTTGAGTATCAAGAGAGTGTATGACGGTTGGACTGCAACCAACATTAATATTTCTGAAAATAGTGTGTCAAAGTCGGTTAGACCGATTAGTGTAGAGCGAGCTAATGATGTGGTGATAGACAGTAATCGTATCGATAATCTTGGCTCTATTGTTGCTGATTCTCCGAAACCAACAAACAAGTATGGGCAGCAATATGAAGGTATCGCACTCAACGGCGCTCAAGGGAGTAATCGTGTGACGAACAATATAATCAACGGAATCACGCAAGACGACTCACGCGCAAAGATACAACGACATGGGGTATTGTCCTTCGTCCGGAAGATGGTCGAGAAACAACGAATGTTGTTATCGAGGACAACAGTTATTCTAGGCTCGATAAGTGGGTAA
- the kdgR gene encoding DNA-binding transcriptional regulator KdgR: MEKTTQPGAVSSVLKVFNIVSALADQKEAGLSELSKQLRMSKATTFRFLQTMTSLGFVQKNRDAEKYELTSKLFELGSKALVHVDLVDAANKEMATVCSAFNETVHLGVIDEDAIIYLHKVDSNYHFRMHSRIGRQAPLYSTAIGKIIMSYLSESEIRGLLSPVEFKAHTDKTHKTVEHLLAELDWVKHQHYAEDIEEQEPGLRCIAVPVFDRFGEAAAAISISFPTNRFDEKRKRDYFSSLHHAARNISKNLGYHHYPI, from the coding sequence ATGGAAAAAACAACCCAGCCAGGAGCCGTCTCCTCAGTACTAAAGGTATTTAATATCGTCTCTGCCTTAGCGGACCAAAAAGAGGCTGGCCTATCTGAGCTCTCAAAGCAATTGAGGATGTCGAAAGCAACGACCTTCCGTTTTTTACAAACGATGACGAGTTTAGGGTTTGTGCAGAAAAATAGGGATGCAGAGAAGTACGAACTAACTTCCAAGCTGTTTGAGCTTGGTTCAAAAGCGCTTGTTCATGTTGATCTTGTCGACGCAGCAAACAAGGAAATGGCGACTGTCTGCAGTGCCTTTAATGAAACCGTTCACCTAGGCGTGATCGATGAAGATGCGATCATTTACCTTCACAAAGTAGATTCAAACTATCACTTTCGAATGCATTCTAGAATCGGGCGACAAGCTCCTCTCTATAGTACCGCAATTGGCAAGATTATCATGAGTTACCTCTCTGAGTCCGAAATCAGGGGGCTACTCTCTCCTGTGGAATTCAAAGCTCACACAGACAAAACACACAAAACTGTAGAGCATCTGCTAGCGGAGCTAGATTGGGTCAAACATCAACATTATGCGGAAGATATTGAAGAGCAAGAGCCAGGGTTACGATGTATTGCAGTGCCAGTTTTTGACCGATTTGGAGAAGCCGCAGCGGCAATTTCAATCTCTTTTCCGACAAATCGATTTGATGAAAAAAGAAAACGCGATTACTTTAGCTCATTGCATCATGCGGCTCGTAACATTTCTAAGAACCTCGGGTATCACCATTACCCAATCTAG
- a CDS encoding sodium:solute symporter family transporter, with amino-acid sequence MIDIAIVLVYFGFLVAIGVLFKSFSNSTSDYFRGGGKMLWWMVGSTSFMTAVSAMTFTGHMGKALTGGFAVATTVFYANALGYLCNYLFFAAKARQMRVDTPLEGVRMRLGAVNEQVFTWANVPLSVLQAAIWINALAVFCSAVIGLPLELTIVVAGSVVLFMSLVGGSWAVIASDFMQMIILTTMTLVTGAVAIWKSGGLTPLLDAGLPEQPFIGDGYNHAYLFVGWFIFMFIKQFFSTNNMVDSYRYIAAKDTKNARKAAILAGTLMLIGPLLWFVPAWYVAAHYPDTSTWGLDGLGNKVADATYFMFVSREMPVGMVGLMLAAMFAATMSSMDSALNRNAGIILKSVYQPYFCKNHSESHLIFVSKLLTALFGIIIIVSALFLTSLKQFGLFDLTMLVSTLIGFPILIPSIMCFFVRKTPDWAGWGTVIVGMCVSGFIAIVLTPEVLQSILGLDQPLTSREYTEMKSVTLGLIGHMLITLPFFVCSQFFYKGLPAKREAEVKQFFTNVDTEVVVEDCPESVAMDNKQNTVLGKMVLIASVFILCLTLVPNPLWGRMLFVFIAAILALIGTLLVRSERKLESTKVTQSSATV; translated from the coding sequence ATGATTGATATAGCAATCGTACTGGTTTACTTTGGCTTCCTTGTGGCAATTGGGGTCTTATTTAAATCCTTCAGTAACTCCACAAGTGATTATTTTCGTGGGGGCGGTAAAATGCTGTGGTGGATGGTGGGTTCCACATCATTCATGACAGCGGTTAGTGCCATGACGTTTACTGGCCACATGGGGAAAGCATTAACGGGTGGATTCGCAGTAGCGACAACAGTTTTTTATGCAAACGCACTTGGCTACCTGTGTAACTATCTGTTTTTTGCTGCAAAAGCGCGTCAAATGCGAGTGGATACACCACTCGAAGGCGTACGCATGCGATTGGGTGCCGTGAATGAGCAGGTTTTTACATGGGCTAACGTACCATTAAGTGTTCTTCAGGCCGCGATTTGGATCAACGCACTTGCGGTATTCTGCAGTGCAGTCATTGGGCTTCCTCTAGAATTAACAATCGTAGTTGCCGGTTCTGTTGTGTTGTTTATGTCTCTTGTTGGTGGTAGCTGGGCTGTTATCGCATCAGACTTCATGCAAATGATCATTCTAACGACAATGACGTTGGTAACAGGTGCTGTTGCGATTTGGAAATCTGGTGGCTTAACACCATTGCTTGATGCAGGCCTTCCTGAGCAGCCATTCATTGGTGACGGATACAACCACGCATACTTGTTTGTTGGTTGGTTTATCTTCATGTTTATTAAACAGTTCTTTAGTACGAATAACATGGTGGATTCATACCGTTATATTGCTGCAAAAGACACCAAAAACGCACGAAAAGCGGCTATTCTAGCTGGTACCTTGATGCTTATCGGTCCACTACTATGGTTTGTTCCAGCTTGGTATGTGGCAGCTCACTACCCGGATACAAGCACTTGGGGCTTGGATGGTTTGGGTAACAAAGTCGCCGACGCGACCTATTTTATGTTTGTAAGTCGCGAAATGCCCGTCGGAATGGTTGGATTGATGCTCGCTGCTATGTTTGCTGCAACCATGTCTTCGATGGACTCAGCGTTAAACCGAAATGCAGGTATTATTCTCAAGAGTGTATATCAACCATATTTCTGTAAAAATCACTCTGAGTCACACCTCATTTTTGTGAGTAAACTGCTGACGGCTCTATTTGGTATCATCATCATTGTTTCAGCGTTGTTCCTAACATCATTGAAACAGTTTGGTCTGTTTGATTTAACGATGTTGGTGAGTACGCTAATCGGCTTCCCAATCCTTATTCCGTCGATCATGTGTTTCTTTGTCAGAAAAACACCTGATTGGGCAGGCTGGGGTACGGTTATTGTAGGTATGTGTGTGTCAGGATTTATTGCCATTGTTCTAACACCGGAAGTACTACAATCAATTTTAGGTTTAGATCAGCCACTGACGTCTCGTGAATACACAGAAATGAAGTCGGTAACGTTAGGCTTGATAGGACACATGTTGATTACACTACCGTTCTTTGTTTGCTCACAGTTCTTTTATAAAGGACTACCAGCGAAACGAGAAGCTGAAGTTAAACAATTCTTTACCAACGTAGACACTGAAGTTGTCGTTGAAGATTGTCCAGAAAGTGTTGCGATGGATAATAAGCAAAACACTGTACTAGGTAAGATGGTACTTATCGCGTCTGTCTTTATCCTTTGTCTGACTCTCGTTCCTAACCCTTTGTGGGGAAGAATGCTGTTTGTCTTTATCGCAGCAATTCTAGCACTTATCGGTACCTTGTTAGTTAGGTCTGAACGTAAACTTGAAAGTACAAAAGTAACTCAATCTTCAGCAACCGTTTAG
- a CDS encoding iron-containing alcohol dehydrogenase, translating into MAFTLALPKINISGENAINELVCHLVSKEVGDGFIIADNALKDLGLLEPLITALKESNLSFTCFTDTVPNPTVAVVDSAYQAYKESGANYIIGFGGGSAIDTAKAVKILTANPQPITRYTGVNNVKNQGVPLFAINTTAGTAAEVTSNAVITDEKSKVKCVIIDSNIIPDISVNDPSIMVGLPADVTAATGMDALTHAIEAYVSVGAHTLTDHSALESVRVISQYLPHAVEDGSNIEAREKMALGQFLAGMAFNSAGLGMVHAMAHPAGAHKNLPHGVCNAILLPLVCEFNRPHRIEKFAKLAVALGCKIDGISEEQASIEAVKAIRELSSRVGIPVGFGQLGVTEDDVKAWVDSALADPCAGGNPVSMTPDDVLTLYIKSLG; encoded by the coding sequence ATGGCATTTACTTTGGCACTACCCAAAATAAATATCTCTGGCGAAAATGCGATCAACGAATTGGTTTGTCATTTAGTCTCCAAAGAGGTTGGTGATGGCTTTATTATTGCGGACAATGCATTAAAAGATCTGGGTTTACTTGAACCACTGATTACAGCGCTCAAAGAATCTAATTTGTCTTTCACTTGTTTCACGGATACGGTTCCAAATCCAACTGTAGCCGTTGTTGATAGTGCTTATCAGGCATACAAAGAGTCCGGTGCGAACTACATTATTGGATTTGGTGGAGGTAGTGCAATTGATACCGCGAAAGCTGTAAAGATCCTGACTGCGAATCCACAACCAATCACTCGTTATACAGGGGTGAACAATGTAAAGAATCAAGGCGTACCACTATTTGCTATCAATACCACGGCAGGTACTGCTGCAGAGGTGACCAGTAATGCTGTCATTACCGATGAAAAGAGCAAAGTAAAGTGCGTTATTATCGATAGCAATATTATTCCGGATATTTCTGTGAATGACCCTAGCATTATGGTTGGCTTACCCGCTGATGTTACGGCAGCAACTGGTATGGATGCCCTGACTCATGCTATCGAAGCTTACGTTTCAGTAGGTGCACACACCCTAACCGATCACTCTGCGCTAGAGTCTGTTCGCGTGATTAGTCAATACTTACCTCATGCTGTAGAGGATGGTTCAAATATCGAAGCGCGAGAGAAGATGGCATTAGGTCAGTTCCTAGCAGGTATGGCATTTAATAGTGCTGGATTGGGTATGGTTCACGCCATGGCACATCCAGCAGGCGCACATAAAAACCTACCACACGGGGTATGTAACGCTATTCTCTTGCCACTAGTGTGTGAGTTTAACCGACCACATCGGATAGAGAAATTTGCCAAACTGGCTGTTGCTCTGGGGTGTAAAATTGATGGGATATCTGAAGAGCAGGCGAGTATCGAAGCTGTGAAGGCGATCCGTGAACTTAGCTCGCGTGTTGGTATCCCCGTTGGATTTGGCCAGCTAGGTGTCACAGAAGATGATGTGAAAGCCTGGGTGGATAGTGCGTTGGCAGACCCGTGCGCCGGAGGCAACCCCGTCAGCATGACCCCTGACGATGTGCTCACTTTGTATATCAAGTCGCTTGGGTAG
- a CDS encoding Ldh family oxidoreductase: MTTVRVKEQALRTMATQKLVESGFSASDAKSVTDVLIYADLTGVHSHGVMRLEHYCQRVMAGGLNAATKHQFELISPSVGIFDADDGLGHPALVAATKHAIEMASDTGLGFVSIKKASHCGALSYFMNMATEARMIGIGMTQTDACMAPHGGVGRFLGTNPIAFGFPVEGAHPMIIDMATSATAFGKLLHAKETGSQIPLGVAIDADGNETTDPHKVENLLPFGGHKGSGIALAIDALTGILMGANYGNNIIGMYSDYDKMRELASLVIVINPEKLGTRLFARSMASMVCELREVAPAPGVDKVLAPNDPQMDYKSDCLENGIPVAGGVYEFLTS, from the coding sequence ATGACAACAGTTAGGGTAAAAGAACAGGCGTTGAGAACCATGGCGACTCAAAAGCTTGTAGAATCAGGGTTTTCAGCATCGGACGCGAAGAGTGTGACGGATGTGCTGATATATGCTGACCTAACTGGTGTTCATTCTCACGGTGTTATGCGTCTTGAGCACTACTGTCAACGAGTTATGGCTGGTGGTCTTAATGCTGCTACTAAGCACCAATTCGAATTAATATCACCTTCAGTCGGTATTTTTGACGCTGATGACGGTCTTGGGCATCCTGCACTCGTCGCAGCAACGAAACACGCTATTGAAATGGCGAGTGATACAGGACTTGGATTTGTCAGTATTAAAAAAGCCTCGCATTGTGGTGCCTTATCATATTTTATGAACATGGCAACGGAAGCTAGGATGATTGGCATTGGCATGACTCAAACCGATGCTTGTATGGCACCTCATGGTGGAGTAGGACGATTTTTAGGAACCAACCCCATCGCGTTTGGGTTTCCTGTCGAGGGAGCTCACCCTATGATCATAGACATGGCAACCAGTGCCACCGCATTTGGTAAGTTACTGCATGCGAAAGAAACGGGCAGTCAGATCCCCTTAGGCGTTGCCATTGATGCTGATGGAAATGAAACTACGGATCCACATAAAGTTGAAAATTTGCTGCCTTTTGGTGGTCACAAAGGCTCCGGTATTGCTTTGGCAATCGATGCGTTGACTGGCATTTTAATGGGAGCTAATTACGGTAATAACATCATTGGAATGTACAGTGATTACGATAAGATGCGTGAGTTAGCAAGCTTGGTGATTGTGATTAACCCTGAAAAACTTGGTACAAGGCTATTTGCACGATCGATGGCTTCAATGGTTTGTGAACTAAGAGAAGTCGCACCTGCACCAGGTGTGGATAAAGTGCTTGCGCCGAATGATCCTCAAATGGATTACAAATCAGATTGTTTAGAGAATGGAATTCCTGTCGCAGGGGGGGTATACGAGTTTCTGACCAGCTAG
- a CDS encoding Crp/Fnr family transcriptional regulator produces the protein MTIPIPTSLKEMTSKLTVCKQEAVYFSNNKASGFYRVESGFIGLYQVAETGKESLLRLYGKGSYFGYRSLFTHQRYPATARAMENSVVSRVNIHTFEDLQQLAPSLTKALTTEVCQELGEAERRLVQFSAFNAKNRIIDAIQHFFAYYPHYPWTYREISEYSATDVTTVIRFCKTLKQSGVLSIHHRNPHPADLSKLTSLNSLSKEKVE, from the coding sequence ATGACGATACCGATACCAACATCACTGAAAGAGATGACCAGTAAACTCACCGTTTGCAAACAAGAAGCTGTCTACTTTAGTAACAACAAAGCATCTGGGTTTTATCGCGTTGAAAGTGGATTTATAGGGCTTTACCAAGTGGCAGAAACCGGAAAAGAATCGTTACTCAGACTGTACGGGAAGGGCTCATACTTCGGTTATCGCTCTCTGTTTACTCATCAGCGCTACCCAGCGACGGCTAGAGCGATGGAGAACAGTGTTGTTAGTCGAGTAAATATTCACACCTTTGAAGATCTGCAACAGTTGGCCCCTTCACTAACCAAAGCGTTAACAACCGAAGTTTGCCAAGAGTTAGGGGAAGCTGAGCGACGTCTTGTTCAATTTAGTGCTTTCAACGCTAAAAACCGAATAATCGATGCGATACAGCATTTCTTCGCATACTACCCACACTATCCCTGGACTTATCGCGAAATTAGCGAGTACAGCGCTACCGACGTGACGACTGTGATTCGTTTTTGCAAAACACTCAAACAATCCGGAGTGCTGAGCATCCACCATCGCAATCCCCATCCTGCCGATCTATCAAAGCTCACGAGTCTTAACTCGTTGTCCAAGGAAAAAGTTGAATGA
- a CDS encoding oligosaccharide MFS transporter: MKTDSNKVAMGKVCLMYFFYNFFWSLSSGSLFAVWLNDRVGIDGSQIGVLFGLQTGIAVLFKPAMGYIMDKLGLKKNLLYFISILSVLIGPFYIYVYGPLLSNDSTFIAGIIVGSIYLGMLFQAGSGVIASYSDRFARCHSNDFGLVNGFGIAAWGTSAILAGYLYNINPDLIFVACSVAALLMLFFAFSLRVGHLDEVDNEVLSAEKIQKEDVIKLLKNKKMWAFMTYAGTISVVFWTSMSQFTRYFISFFPTQEEGITFSSNMDGITAIFLFAVSASVPFVIKKIGAKGSLLLTAVGITSFLLMIGFAGLGQKNLYLAIVAKLLFGIVNPLLIVSVFAYIAEQFDKKVNSFTYMFGFQVINNLMTAIAAPVMGTMYDSHGFPMSYIYFGVFSAVATVLAIFTLSRPPIKVDEQDINKEPAAA, translated from the coding sequence ATGAAAACCGATTCGAATAAAGTCGCAATGGGCAAAGTTTGTCTTATGTACTTTTTTTACAACTTTTTTTGGTCTTTGAGCTCAGGTTCATTATTCGCAGTGTGGCTGAATGATAGGGTTGGTATTGACGGTTCGCAAATTGGAGTCTTGTTTGGACTACAAACTGGTATTGCCGTTTTATTTAAGCCTGCCATGGGTTATATCATGGATAAATTAGGACTTAAGAAAAATTTACTTTATTTTATTTCAATACTTAGTGTGTTAATTGGTCCATTCTATATTTATGTATATGGACCGTTGTTAAGTAATGATTCTACGTTTATCGCAGGAATTATTGTTGGGTCAATTTATCTCGGCATGTTGTTCCAAGCCGGTAGTGGTGTCATTGCTTCTTATTCAGATAGATTCGCTCGTTGCCATAGTAACGATTTTGGCTTGGTAAATGGCTTTGGTATTGCAGCTTGGGGTACGTCTGCGATTCTTGCAGGTTACCTATACAACATTAACCCAGATCTCATCTTTGTTGCGTGTAGTGTGGCTGCATTGCTTATGCTATTTTTTGCATTCTCATTGCGAGTGGGTCACTTGGACGAAGTGGACAATGAAGTATTGTCAGCTGAGAAAATACAAAAAGAAGATGTCATCAAACTCCTTAAAAATAAGAAAATGTGGGCGTTCATGACTTACGCTGGAACGATTTCGGTTGTATTTTGGACATCAATGTCACAGTTTACTCGTTATTTTATTAGTTTCTTTCCAACGCAAGAGGAAGGTATTACTTTCAGCTCAAACATGGATGGTATAACAGCTATTTTCTTGTTTGCTGTTAGTGCTAGCGTACCATTTGTTATTAAGAAAATCGGTGCGAAAGGAAGTCTACTTCTTACTGCTGTTGGTATCACATCATTCCTTTTGATGATTGGTTTTGCGGGTTTGGGTCAAAAGAATCTTTACCTAGCTATAGTAGCAAAACTATTATTTGGTATTGTTAACCCATTACTTATCGTATCTGTATTTGCCTATATTGCTGAGCAGTTTGATAAAAAGGTTAACTCTTTCACTTATATGTTTGGCTTCCAGGTTATCAATAATTTAATGACAGCGATAGCTGCGCCAGTCATGGGTACCATGTACGATTCGCATGGTTTTCCGATGAGTTATATTTACTTTGGTGTGTTTTCAGCGGTTGCAACGGTACTTGCAATATTTACTTTGAGTCGTCCACCAATAAAAGTTGATGAGCAAGATATAAACAAAGAACCCGCAGCAGCGTAA
- a CDS encoding glycoside hydrolase family 117 protein: MDNSRKKLSLASRRAIELGYDKKGPEWMVEFDIIDLKGDFEFEDGVIRRDPTAVIKVDNTYHCWYTKGEGETLGFTGDIKDKVFPWDLTEVWHASSEDGITWKEQGPAIQAGKAGEYDDRAVFTPEVLAHEGKYYLVYQTVKSPYTNRQYEEIAMAWADNPFGPWTKTEAPILSPSKDGEWRGEEDNRFIVESKGSFDSHKVHDPCLMFFNNKFYLYYKGETMGEEMNMGGREIKHGVAIADDILGPYIKSEYNPISNSGHEVAVWHYNGGIASLITTDGPEKNTIQWAKDGINFEIMSYIKGAPEALGIFRSEESDSTLEPGLEWGLCHKYDPSWNWNFISRYRIKRQVLDIGTFQNSN, translated from the coding sequence ATGGACAATTCAAGAAAAAAACTTAGCCTCGCCAGTCGTCGTGCTATCGAGTTGGGCTACGATAAGAAAGGCCCAGAGTGGATGGTTGAGTTCGATATCATCGATCTCAAAGGCGATTTCGAGTTTGAGGACGGTGTGATTCGAAGAGATCCCACCGCGGTCATAAAGGTCGACAATACCTATCATTGTTGGTATACAAAGGGCGAAGGTGAAACACTCGGGTTTACCGGAGATATCAAAGATAAAGTGTTCCCTTGGGATCTAACCGAAGTGTGGCATGCCAGCTCCGAAGATGGCATCACTTGGAAAGAACAAGGCCCTGCCATTCAAGCGGGCAAAGCTGGTGAGTATGATGATCGTGCCGTCTTTACCCCTGAAGTCCTTGCCCATGAAGGCAAATACTATCTGGTTTACCAAACCGTCAAGTCTCCTTACACAAACCGCCAATACGAAGAAATCGCAATGGCATGGGCAGACAACCCATTTGGGCCATGGACTAAAACTGAAGCACCTATTTTAAGCCCTTCAAAAGACGGAGAATGGCGTGGTGAAGAAGACAATCGATTTATAGTGGAATCAAAAGGTAGCTTTGATAGCCACAAGGTGCACGATCCATGTTTAATGTTCTTCAATAATAAATTCTACCTATATTACAAAGGCGAAACGATGGGCGAAGAGATGAATATGGGGGGGCGTGAAATCAAGCATGGTGTGGCCATAGCGGATGATATCTTAGGTCCATACATCAAATCTGAATACAACCCAATATCCAATAGTGGTCACGAAGTTGCTGTATGGCACTACAACGGTGGCATCGCATCTCTGATTACAACAGATGGTCCTGAAAAGAATACAATTCAATGGGCGAAAGATGGCATAAATTTCGAAATTATGTCCTATATCAAAGGGGCGCCTGAAGCGCTGGGGATCTTCCGCTCTGAAGAATCAGACTCGACGCTCGAACCTGGGTTAGAGTGGGGTTTATGCCATAAGTATGACCCGTCTTGGAACTGGAATTTTATCAGTCGATACCGTATTAAACGACAAGTACTAGACATTGGTACTTTTCAAAACAGCAATTAA